The Linepithema humile isolate Giens D197 chromosome 2, Lhum_UNIL_v1.0, whole genome shotgun sequence genome has a segment encoding these proteins:
- the Sap130 gene encoding histone deacetylase complex subunit SAP130 isoform X2 has translation MLNVERQSQPQSQQLAQQTVSMPATYHVPRGPAAVANISAPRSTVATPMVRANTGQTVPTTRPSNTPITNLQWPPKTTSVVYAQRHPPPQVSRVSRPSSAVYTGQQPRLITPTNQGRPVQATMVTGSPSRLMTPILQTNSSITRLPVPQNRPPTPQVVTVTQTPQPGKSSSQTIQPASQSSRPLATTGTTKRIAVSAPVVETGNRISGTTAVTVGSVESTVGRQLSINTVAGPSTVSHIVIPSQQVQQQQGAPRVVTCLSSLSTVSQVITTTTNTQANAMRILQTVPTTVAKITGMSLHPLPIVPVRAAPAPVKPATVQPQNIGPTVQIKPAQQTSLRVSATNTATSSAQPVQGQYIHPPQSTTYYSFEATGAYSQYRQTTVQPVRLVVEPGYEESTHSKPNASPRPSILRKRDHDNSPVKGAAKNLVPVLASLSSSRSMSSPPCSPKGDQDGGQSSGSTTVSATSSPGLDEEPEQSRITINPTIEMSPRKKPRKQQLTGVELTESRGIEEEMQFITEERMKKENKEESKEKLSDKRQVSSVQSDIKSPQQTEITIRTRPVPSLLGSSWKSKWAVRLHHYRRPSDVRPREERRPTVAELAQQKHVLQKLNGWKIYHLTAQMEDIADLEKQVHEKLKTTLMLLESQQTVKSRHTELERVNELIKGNMQRSSLISEGMNEARSQLVAIFQHKGPITDLLQRCGNKRAQKKRDK, from the exons ATGTTAAATGTGGAAAGGCAAAGCCAACCACAGTCACAGCAGCTGGCGCAACAAACGGTCAGCATGCCAGCCACGTATCATGTGCCGCGAGGACCTGCAGCAGTTGCTAATATCTCTGCGCCGAGGTCAACTGTCGCCACTCCTATGGTCAGGGCGAATACTGGACAGACTGTGCCTACTACTAGACCAAg tAATACACCAATCACTAATCTTCAATGGCCACCTAAAACAACGTCCGTCGTATATGCGCAAAGACACCCTCCACCACAAGTCAGCAGAGTTTCCAGGCCATCGTCTGCCGTGTACACGGGACAACAACCGCGGCTAATTACGCCCACCAATCAAGGGAGACCTGTTCAAGCCACTATGGTCACTGGTAGTCCGTCCAGATTAATGACGCCCATTCTACAAACGAATAGTAGTATTACTAGACTTCCAGTTCCACAAAACAGACCGCCGACGCCGCAGGTAGTAACGGTCACGCAGACTCCGCAACCTGGAAAGTCGTCGTCGCAGACGATTCAG CCAGCTAGCCAATCCAGCAGGCCTCTAGCTACGACAGGCACCACGAAACGCATTGCTGTGTCAGCACCCGTTGTGGAGACCGGCAACAGAATAAGTGGCACGACTGCGGTTactgtcggctcggtggaatcGACGGTGGGTCGACAATTGTCAATTAATACAGTGGCCGGGCCATCAACTGTTAGCCATATCGTTATTCCTTCGCAGCAA GTCCAACAGCAACAAGGTGCGCCGCGTGTCGTCACATGTTTATCGAGTCTCAGTACGGTGTCGCAAGTGATTACAACAACCACGAATACGCAAGCGAATGCGATGCGCATACTGCAGACAGTTCCGACGACAGTCGCGAAAATTACAGGAATGTCTTTGCACCCTTTGCCCATTGTACCAGTGAGGGCCGCGCCGGCGCCAGTCAAGCCCGCCACTGTACAGCCCCAAAATATCGGACCAACTGTCCAGATCAAGCCAGCGCAACAAACCAGTTTACGCGTGTCGGCTACTAACACGGCTACCAGTTCCGCTCAGCCGGTTCAAGGACAGTATATACACCCACCACAAAGCACTacatattattcttttgaaGCCACAG gcGCATACTCACAATATCGACAGACAACAGTACAACCTGTAAGATTAGTTGTAGAACCAGGATATGAGGAATCTACGCATAGTAAACCCAACGCGTCTCCCAGACCGAGCATTCTGAGGAAGAGAGATCATGACAATTCACCTGTGAAAG gtGCAGCTAAAAATTTAGTCCCTGTACTCGCATCTTTATCGTCAAGTAGATCGATGTCTAGTCCACCATGTTCGCCAAAAGGGGATCAGGATGGTGGCCAAAGTTCTGGTTCCACGACTGTATCCGCTACGTCCTCGCCAGGTCTTGACGAGGAACCCGAACAATCTAGAATTACTATTAATCCTACTATAGAAATGTCGCCGAGAAAAAAGCCACGTAAGCAACAACTTACAGGTGTAGAATTAACCGAATCTAGAGGCATAGAAGAGGAGATGCAATTTATTACGGAAGAAAGGATGAAGAAGGAAAACAAGGAAGAatcaaaagagaaattatctGATAAGAGACAAGTCTCCAGTGTACAGAGTGATATTAAATCGCCTCAACAAACGGAAATTACGATACGGACGCGGCCTGTACCAAGTTTGTtag GCTCTTCCTGGAAAAGTAAATGGGCAGTCAGATTACACCATTACAGAAGGCCCAGTGACGTTCGACCTCGCGAGGAGAGAAGGCCGACGGTTGCTGAATTGGCGCAGCAGAAACACGTATTACAAAAACTAAATGGATGGAAGATCTACCATCTCACCGCGCAAATGGAAGATATCGCGGATCTTGAGAAGCAA GTTCACGAAAAGTTAAAAACGACGCTAATGCTGTTAGAGTCGCAACAAACTGTCAAAAGCAGACATACCGAGCTTGAGCGTGTGAACGAGTTGATCAAGGGTAACATGCAACGCAGTAGTTTAATCAGCGAGGGCATGAACGAAGCACGTTCACAACTCGTCGCTATATTTCAACACAAGGGCCCTATCACTGACCTTTTACAACGCTGTGGTAACAAACGGGCTCAGAAAAAAAGGGACAAATGA
- the Sap130 gene encoding histone deacetylase complex subunit SAP130 isoform X1 translates to MNTTLSTVSSGGDKRLPETTVQAVAQNLTTMQNVQSVQNVQSVVQSSMQNIAQPTQTIVGSVGTSSSLVGKSVSLDMNPKLSLMKPVVPSGGTTSSTETSKIQTTTLCSVGSVGSTVRLISPAMLNVERQSQPQSQQLAQQTVSMPATYHVPRGPAAVANISAPRSTVATPMVRANTGQTVPTTRPSNTPITNLQWPPKTTSVVYAQRHPPPQVSRVSRPSSAVYTGQQPRLITPTNQGRPVQATMVTGSPSRLMTPILQTNSSITRLPVPQNRPPTPQVVTVTQTPQPGKSSSQTIQPASQSSRPLATTGTTKRIAVSAPVVETGNRISGTTAVTVGSVESTVGRQLSINTVAGPSTVSHIVIPSQQVQQQQGAPRVVTCLSSLSTVSQVITTTTNTQANAMRILQTVPTTVAKITGMSLHPLPIVPVRAAPAPVKPATVQPQNIGPTVQIKPAQQTSLRVSATNTATSSAQPVQGQYIHPPQSTTYYSFEATGAYSQYRQTTVQPVRLVVEPGYEESTHSKPNASPRPSILRKRDHDNSPVKGAAKNLVPVLASLSSSRSMSSPPCSPKGDQDGGQSSGSTTVSATSSPGLDEEPEQSRITINPTIEMSPRKKPRKQQLTGVELTESRGIEEEMQFITEERMKKENKEESKEKLSDKRQVSSVQSDIKSPQQTEITIRTRPVPSLLGSSWKSKWAVRLHHYRRPSDVRPREERRPTVAELAQQKHVLQKLNGWKIYHLTAQMEDIADLEKQVHEKLKTTLMLLESQQTVKSRHTELERVNELIKGNMQRSSLISEGMNEARSQLVAIFQHKGPITDLLQRCGNKRAQKKRDK, encoded by the exons ATGAACACCACGTTGAGCACCGTGAGCAGCGGCGGTGATAAACGCCTGCCGGAAACAACTGTGCAAGCTGTGGCGCAAAACTTAACGACAATGCAAAATGTACAAAGTGTGCAAAATGTACAAAGTGTGGTTCAAAGTAGTATGCAGAACATTGCTCAGCCGACCCAGACGATTGTTGGATCAGTGGGAACATCCAGCAGCCTAGTAGGCAAATCAGTGTCGCTTGATATGAATCCGAAGTTGTCCCTAATGAAGCCCGTGGTCCCTTCTGGTGGCACTACCTCATCTACAGAAACCAGTAAAATACAAACAACAACg TTATGTTCTGTAGGTTCTGTAGGGTCTACAGTAAGATTAATATCACCAGCAATGTTAAATGTGGAAAGGCAAAGCCAACCACAGTCACAGCAGCTGGCGCAACAAACGGTCAGCATGCCAGCCACGTATCATGTGCCGCGAGGACCTGCAGCAGTTGCTAATATCTCTGCGCCGAGGTCAACTGTCGCCACTCCTATGGTCAGGGCGAATACTGGACAGACTGTGCCTACTACTAGACCAAg tAATACACCAATCACTAATCTTCAATGGCCACCTAAAACAACGTCCGTCGTATATGCGCAAAGACACCCTCCACCACAAGTCAGCAGAGTTTCCAGGCCATCGTCTGCCGTGTACACGGGACAACAACCGCGGCTAATTACGCCCACCAATCAAGGGAGACCTGTTCAAGCCACTATGGTCACTGGTAGTCCGTCCAGATTAATGACGCCCATTCTACAAACGAATAGTAGTATTACTAGACTTCCAGTTCCACAAAACAGACCGCCGACGCCGCAGGTAGTAACGGTCACGCAGACTCCGCAACCTGGAAAGTCGTCGTCGCAGACGATTCAG CCAGCTAGCCAATCCAGCAGGCCTCTAGCTACGACAGGCACCACGAAACGCATTGCTGTGTCAGCACCCGTTGTGGAGACCGGCAACAGAATAAGTGGCACGACTGCGGTTactgtcggctcggtggaatcGACGGTGGGTCGACAATTGTCAATTAATACAGTGGCCGGGCCATCAACTGTTAGCCATATCGTTATTCCTTCGCAGCAA GTCCAACAGCAACAAGGTGCGCCGCGTGTCGTCACATGTTTATCGAGTCTCAGTACGGTGTCGCAAGTGATTACAACAACCACGAATACGCAAGCGAATGCGATGCGCATACTGCAGACAGTTCCGACGACAGTCGCGAAAATTACAGGAATGTCTTTGCACCCTTTGCCCATTGTACCAGTGAGGGCCGCGCCGGCGCCAGTCAAGCCCGCCACTGTACAGCCCCAAAATATCGGACCAACTGTCCAGATCAAGCCAGCGCAACAAACCAGTTTACGCGTGTCGGCTACTAACACGGCTACCAGTTCCGCTCAGCCGGTTCAAGGACAGTATATACACCCACCACAAAGCACTacatattattcttttgaaGCCACAG gcGCATACTCACAATATCGACAGACAACAGTACAACCTGTAAGATTAGTTGTAGAACCAGGATATGAGGAATCTACGCATAGTAAACCCAACGCGTCTCCCAGACCGAGCATTCTGAGGAAGAGAGATCATGACAATTCACCTGTGAAAG gtGCAGCTAAAAATTTAGTCCCTGTACTCGCATCTTTATCGTCAAGTAGATCGATGTCTAGTCCACCATGTTCGCCAAAAGGGGATCAGGATGGTGGCCAAAGTTCTGGTTCCACGACTGTATCCGCTACGTCCTCGCCAGGTCTTGACGAGGAACCCGAACAATCTAGAATTACTATTAATCCTACTATAGAAATGTCGCCGAGAAAAAAGCCACGTAAGCAACAACTTACAGGTGTAGAATTAACCGAATCTAGAGGCATAGAAGAGGAGATGCAATTTATTACGGAAGAAAGGATGAAGAAGGAAAACAAGGAAGAatcaaaagagaaattatctGATAAGAGACAAGTCTCCAGTGTACAGAGTGATATTAAATCGCCTCAACAAACGGAAATTACGATACGGACGCGGCCTGTACCAAGTTTGTtag GCTCTTCCTGGAAAAGTAAATGGGCAGTCAGATTACACCATTACAGAAGGCCCAGTGACGTTCGACCTCGCGAGGAGAGAAGGCCGACGGTTGCTGAATTGGCGCAGCAGAAACACGTATTACAAAAACTAAATGGATGGAAGATCTACCATCTCACCGCGCAAATGGAAGATATCGCGGATCTTGAGAAGCAA GTTCACGAAAAGTTAAAAACGACGCTAATGCTGTTAGAGTCGCAACAAACTGTCAAAAGCAGACATACCGAGCTTGAGCGTGTGAACGAGTTGATCAAGGGTAACATGCAACGCAGTAGTTTAATCAGCGAGGGCATGAACGAAGCACGTTCACAACTCGTCGCTATATTTCAACACAAGGGCCCTATCACTGACCTTTTACAACGCTGTGGTAACAAACGGGCTCAGAAAAAAAGGGACAAATGA
- the Dnaaf3 gene encoding dynein axonemal assembly factor 3 produces the protein MWWGYSHPLDLQAELTQTEHLVSTNLEVLIVGAGDARHIVKTVASSYTHPDRKITYHVIEPTLEQVARSVLLLSVCLETNLGLQEATRYYLEILGNTLLRPATAKYLAKCAKQLIDIPTQTIDCPWLSLEKFKHKDRDHLESIFKFWTRATCEGVPIVNYWDHRIRKLLKTRYDYREGAFDWDYYMVLKPRCNTNLTIQEYRFWRNNGVAFIWLEGEPARSNPTLLNNIIQYGPGFIHYAYLGDIVNGPFFTWAATEEKEDQKFRATDIAEREIMRAIHEIRTKEPLCEEYVGAHRDASILNGTIVCEMPDVEIENESWTNAENKSKLDKERISWMEVPNHKVIFHPVTSLETLKFKREYVGRFHLIWIAHNMTKQLANLAPLASTGAPVIVELRKCMADLRKEDLQNFTKELKEVARENKLRLLRDFDSNEHVLARFCKN, from the exons ATGTGGTGGGGATATAGTCATCCTTTGGATTTGCAAGCCGAATTAACTCAAACAGAACACCTAGTTTCAACCAATCTTGAAGTATTAATTGTAGGTGCTGGTGATGCACGGCACATCGTGAAAACAGTAGCATCATCTTACACGCATCCCGACCGGAAAATCACGTATCACGTTATCGAGCCAACCTTAGAGCAAGTTGCCAGATCGGTGCTTTTATTGAGCGTTTGCTTGGAAACAAATTTGG gATTGCAGGAGGCAACGCGATATTACTTGGAGATTTTAGGAAACACTCTTCTGAGGCCGGCTACAGCTAAATACTTAGCGAAATGCGCCAAACAACTGATCGATATTCCGACTCAGACCATTGACTGTCCATGGTTAtcgttagaaaaatttaagcaTAAGGATAGAGATCATTTGGAAAgcatttttaa attttggACACGCGCGACGTGCGAAGGAGTTCCCATTGTGAACTACTGGGATCAcagaattagaaaattattaaaaacgagATATGACTACAGAGAAGGTGCTTTCGATTGGGATTATTATATGGTTTTGAAACCCAGATGCAATACAAATCTTACTATACAAGAATACAG ATTTTGGAGAAATAATGGAGTAGCGTTTATATGGTTGGAAGGTGAACCAGCCAGAAGTAATCCGACtttgttaaacaatataatacaatacgGACCTGGCTTTATACATTACGCATACCTGGGAGATATCGTTAACGGTCCCTTTTTCACTTGGGCTGCCACTGAAGAAAAGGAAGACCAGAA GTTTAGAGCAACCGACATTGCGGAACGAGAGATTATGCGTGCAATTCATGAAATACGAACGAAAGAACCGCTATGTGAAGAGTATGTCGGCGCTCATCGAGATGCCTCAATTTTAAATGGCACTATAGTGTGCGAGATGCCGGACGTTGAAATAGAGAATGAGTCATGGACGAATGCCGAAAACAAATCCAAACTGGATAAAGAAAGAATTTCCTGGATGGAAGTACCAAATCACAAG gtaATCTTTCATCCTGTGACGTCGCTGgaaactttgaaatttaaacGCGAATACGTGGGTAGATTTCATCTCATTTGGATAGCGCACAATATGACAAAGCAACTGGCAAATCTGGCGCCGTTGGCGTCGACGGGTGCGCCAGTGATTGTAGAGTTGCGCAAATGCATGGCAGATTTGCGCAAAGAGGATTTGCAGAATTTTACCAAAGAATTGAAAGAGGTCGCGCGGGAAAACAAACTTCGTTTACTCCGCGACTTTGATTCCAATGAACATGTTCTTGCTCGATTTTgcaagaattga
- the RpS8 gene encoding small ribosomal subunit protein eS8, with product MGISRDHWHKRRATGGKRKPIRKKRKFELGRPAANTKLGPQRIHTVRTRGGNKKYRALRLDTGNFSWGSECSTRKTRIIDVVYNASNNELVRTKTLVKNAIVTIDATPFRQWYEGHYVLPLGRKRGAKLTEAEEEVLNKKRSKKSESKYKARQRFAKVEPALEEQFATGRVLACIASRPGQCGRSDGYILEGKELEFYMRKIKSKKAK from the exons ATGG GTATTTCGCGGGATCATTGGCATAAGCGGAGAGCCACGGGTGGAAAGAGAAAGCCCATCCGTAAGAAGAGGAAGTTTGAGTTAGGACGTCCAGCTGCAAACACTAAGCTTGGACCACAGCGGATTCATACG GTCCGTACACGAGGAGGTAATAAGAAGTACAGAGCTCTTAGATTGGATACAGGAAACTTCTCCTGGGGCTCTGAGTGTAGTACCAGAAAAACTCGTATCATCGATGTTGTTTACAATGCGTCTAACAATGAATTGGTGCGAACTAAAACTCTGGTGAAGAATGCCATTGTCACCATTGATGCCACGCCATTCAGACAATGGTATGAGGGTCATTACGTCCTTCCTCTCGGCCGCAAAAGGGGTGCTAAATTG acgGAAGCTGAGGAGGAAGTATTGAACAAAAAACGTTCCAAAAAAAGTGAATCCAAATACAAGGCTAGACAGCGATTTGCTAAGGTTGAACCTGCTTTAGAAGAGCAGTTCGCAACGGGACGTGTTCTTG ctTGCATAGCAAGCAGACCTGGCCAATGTGGCAGATCGGACGGATATATTCTGGAAGGCAAGGAACTCGAGTTTTATATGAGAAAGATCAAGAGCAAGAAggctaaataa
- the mRpL1 gene encoding large ribosomal subunit protein uL1, with translation MAAASGWLLNSLSSTYRHVTGLNFCPIGFLQMRNYAARKGTREKAKKKKVKKIIEKVGFIPHNQRQTRIAIQKGETNVEDVILDDSQRTDPIDNVWIGRYHKWKVYSFEEAVQNHRETHHPTMYNLPNAPIKAFIELDMQDAKKNKFVDSFSRIICIPHAFSQDQNRKILAFCKSPEMQNIAIDAGAHFAGGKDLIKKIQNGEFSIKEYDIVVSEPTILPDLLLIRGIMRKKFPNTKMGTLNPDIKMLVTKFVTGIKYTAKPHDVVKFYGTIDIEFGTLNMDTKQLEENFAAVVQDVDAAKPRRPGPFITRIRITCPPSGEMFKVNFEEYISTDRVSGEEVEDDEKPDAVIASH, from the exons ATGGCAGCAGCCAGCG gcTGGCTGCTAAATAGTCTTTCTTCAACATACAGGCATGTGACAGGCCTTAATTTTTGTCCCATTGGTTTTCTACAAATGCGGAACTATGCTGCTAGAAAAGGTACAAGAGAAAAGGCCAAGAAGAAGaaagtcaaaaaaattattgaaaaagtggGTTTTATTCCACACAATCAGAGACAGACAAGAAT TGCAATACAGAAGGGTGAAACCAACGTTGAAGATGTTATATTAGACGACAGTCAAAGGACAGATCCAATAGATAACGTATGGATAGGGAGATATCACAAATGGAAAGTTTATTCCTTTGAGGAAGCAGTACAAAATCATCGAGAAACGCATCATCCTACTATGTATAATTTACCAAATGCACCTATAAAAGCATTTATAGAATTGGATATGCAG gatgcaaaaaagaataaatttgtagATTCTTTTTCGCGGATAATATGCATACCACATGCATTTAGCCAAGATCAAAACAGGAAGATATTGGCATTTTGTAAAAGTCCTGAAATGCAGAATATTGCGATAGATGCCGGAGCTCACTTTGCTGGtggcaaagatttaataaaaaagattcag AATGGAGAATTCTCAATAAAAGAGTATGACATTGTTGTGTCGGAACCAACCATTTTACctgatttgttattaattagaGGGATTATGAGAAAGAAGTTTCCCAACACTAAAATGG GTACTCTGAATCCTGACATAAAGATGcttgtaacaaaatttgtaaCCGGCATAAAATACACAGCAAAACCACATGATGTTGTGAAATTTTATGGTACCATCGATATTGAATTTGGAACG ctcAATATGGACACGAAACAGTTAGAGGAAAATTTCGCCGCTGTTGTTCAGGACGTTGATGCTGCAAAGCCACGTCGACCTGGACCTTTTATCACCAG AATTCGCATTACGTGTCCACCATCAGGAGAAATGTTTAAAGTTAACTttgaagaatatatatctacAGATAGAGTATCAGGAGAAGAAGTAGAAGACGATGAAAAACCAGACGCTGTTATTGCGTCTCATTAA